Proteins from a single region of Melanotaenia boesemani isolate fMelBoe1 chromosome 3, fMelBoe1.pri, whole genome shotgun sequence:
- the dstyk gene encoding dual serine/threonine and tyrosine protein kinase, translating to MEGNVQQKMTPLARELTRIFNSYNKHSIQLKKNLKETNIFLREIRQNYSNACASTISSDSASLEAGQLSCICFPTHEEEFLRNTVGAAPYLLVLGQDCAARYQLLNCLLGERLLPLGPGAGEACKGVQGTVCKRRKLCFTHGRQTRLSLALPGQYELVHQLAANRGRWDTVPREDLEIHEECEDPAHRLAELEITLHHPLLQEAKVMVVPCSSVQPIEEALEDCTCNVIPIVLYAINQDSLSPEQVAELRNVKEMLSFPICFVRIPDSTIAASPEPCRRVEKEKEREKSALHKQLLSLGLLNSPTGNCSCGAPTQMTAPGAKPQSMLGESFERLHRLLVPFARQVLQNQQVEAANLLNGLHCRCLDLFINQAFDMQRDLQITPRRLEYTREKEGELFNSLMAIANRKQEEMKEMIVETLASMKEQLLEDAANLEFTDIIVTTNGEPVTSKEIKSCIHLIQELIVVRLNQAVANKLISSVDYLRESFVGTLERCLNSLEKSNFESSVHNITSNHLKQLLNAAYHVEVTFHSGSSVTRLVWEQIKQIIHRITFVNPPAISPEWKRKVAQDAIESLSAAKLARSICSQFRTRLNSSHEAFAASLRQLEEGHTGRLERTEDLWLRVRKDHAPRLARLSLESRSLRDVLLHGKPKLGRELGRGQYGVVYLCDSWGGHYPCALKSVVPPDDKHWNDLALEFHYTRSLPKHERLVDLHGSVIDHTYGGGSSIAVLLIMERLHRDLYTGLKAGLSLKERLLIAVDVVEGIRFLHSQGLLHRDIKLKNVLLDKQNRAKITDLGFCKPEAMMSGSIVGTPIHMAPELFTGKYDNSVDVYAFGILFWYLCTGSVKLPETFEKCSSKDQLWNNVKKGARPERLPSFDEECWQLMEACWNGDPSQRPLLGIVEPSLQSIMDRLCNCGSEQKSSSLEDSN from the exons ATGGAGGGAAATGTACAACAGAAAATGACTCCTTTAGCTCGGGAACTGACGAGAATATTTAACAGCTACAACAAACACTCCATACAGCTGAAGAAGAACCTAAAGGAGACTAATATTTTCCTACGGGAAATAAGGCAAAACTACAGCAATGCTTGTGCATCGACCATAAGCTCAGATTCAGCTTCTCTGGAGGCAG GCCAGCTTAGCTGCATCTGTTTCCCAACTCATGAGGAAGAGTTCCTACGCAACACAGTGGGTGCTGCCCCATACCTTCTGGTGCTGGGCCAGGACTGTGCTGCCCGCTACCAGCTACTTAACTGCCTTCTGGGGGAGAGGCTGCTGCCTCTTGGGCCAGGGGCCGGAGAAGCTTGCAAGGGAGTCCAGGGCACTGTCTGTAAGAGACGAAAGTTGTGTTTCACCCATGGGAGACAGACACGGCTTAGCCTGGCACTTCCTGGCCAGTATGAGCTGGTGCATCAGTTGGCTGCAAACCGTGGCCGCTGGGATACAGTTCCTAGGGAAGACCTGGAGATCCACGAGGAGTGTGAAGATCCGGCTCATAGGCTAGCAGAGCTGGAAATCACCTTGCATCACCCACTGCTTCAG GAAGCAAAGGTCATGGTGGTGCCCTGTTCGAGTGTCCAGCCCATTGAAGAGGCGCTGGAAGACTGCACGTGCAACGTGATTCCTATCGTGCTCTATGCCATCAACCAGGACTCCCTAAGCCCGGAGCAGGTGGCTGAGCTGCGGAACGTCAAAGAGATGCTCTCCTTTCCCATCTGTTTTGTTCGCATCCCTGACTCCACAATCGCAGCCTCTCCAGAACCCTGCCGCCGGGTGgagaaggaaaaggagaggGAAAAAAGTGCCCTCCACAAACAACTACTCTCGCTTGGCCTCCTAAATAGCCCGACTGGAAACTGCTCCTGTGGTGCCCCGACACAGATGACTGCCCCGGGTGCTAAGCCCCAAAGCATGTTGGGTGAATCTTTTGAAAGACTGCATCGATTACTGGTGCCATTTGCCCGCCAAGTGCTCCAAAACCAACAGGTGGAGGCTGCCAACCTGCTTAATGGGCTCCACTGTCGATGTCTGGATCTTTTCATCAACCAG GCCTTTGACATGCAGAGGGACTTGCAAATTACTCCCCGCAGGCTGGAGTACACCCGTGAGAAAGAGGGCGAACTCTTCAACTCCCTTATGGCCATTGCTAACCGCAAACAGGAAGAGATGAAGGAGATGATAGTGGAGACTCTTGCCAGTATGAAAGAGCAGCTACTGGAGGACGCAGCCAATCTAGAGTTCACAG ACATCATTGTAACAACCAATGGAGAGCCTGTTACGTCAAAGGAGATTAAATCCTGCATCCATCTGATCCAGGAACTGATAGTCGTGCGTTTGAATCAGGCAGTTGCGAATAAGCTGATCAGCTCTGTGGACTATCTGAGGGAGAGCTTTGTGGGAACTCTGGAGCGTTGTCTCAACAGTCTGGAGAAGTCCAACTTCGAGTCCTCTGTTCACAATATTACATCTAACCATTTAAAACAG TTATTAAATGCTGCCTATCATGTGGAGGTCACCTTTCATTCAGGATCCTCTGTCACAAGACTCGTCTGGGAACAAATCAAACAG ATCATCCACAGGATAACGTTTGTGAACCCTCCCGCCATCAGTCCAGAATGGAAGCGTAAAGTTGCCCAGGACGCCATAGAAAGCCTCAGCGCCGCCAAACTGGCACGGAGCATCTGCTCCCAGTTCAGAACCCGGCTCAACAGTTCCCACGAGGCCTTTGCAGCATCTCTCCGCCAG CTGGAAGAAGGGCACACAGGGCGTCTGGAGCGCACTGAAGACCTGTGGCTGCGTGTGAGGAAGGACCACGCCCCTCGCCTGGCCCGCCTGTCTTTGGAGAGCCGCTCCCTGAGGGATGTGCTGCTGCATG GCAAGCCTAAGCTTGGGCGAGAGTTGGGTCGGGGCCAATATGGAGTCGTGTACTTGTGTGACAGCTGGGGAGGACACTACCCGTGTGCCCTGAAGTCTGTGGTTCCACCCGATGATAAACACTGGAACGACTTGGCTTTAGAGTTTCACTACACAAG ATCTCTGCCAAAGCATGAGCGACTTGTTGACCTGCACGGCTCTGTGATCGATCACACTTACGGGGGTGGCTCTAGCATTGCGGTGCTGCTTATCATGGAGCGCCTGCACCGAGATCTCTATACAGGCTTAAAG GCTGGTTTATCACTGAAAGAGAGACTTCTGATTGCTGTGGATGTGGTGGAGGGGATTCGTTTCCTGCACAGTCAGGGTCTCTTGCACAGAGACataaagctgaaaaatgttCTA TTGGACAAACAGAACCGTGCAAAGATCACTGACCTTGGCTTCTGTAAACCAGAGGCCATGATGTCTGGCAGCATTGTTGGAACGCCCATCCACATGGCTCCAGAGCTGTTTACAG GAAAGTATGATAACTCAGTTGATGTCTATGCCTTTGGGATCCTGTTCTGGTACCTCTGCACTGGTTCAGTGAAACTTCCAGAAACTTTTGAGAAGTGTTCCAGCAAGGACCAGCTCTGgaacaatgttaaaaaag GGGCTCGGCCGGAGCGGCTGCCCAGTTTCGATGAGGAATGCTGGCAGTTGATGGAAGCCTGCTGGAACGGGGACCCTTCCCAGAGACCACTGCTCGGCATTGTGGAGCCCAGCCTGCAAAGCATCATGGACAGGCTCTGCAACTGCGGTTCCgagcagaaaagcagcagcCTTGAAGACTCAAACTGA